A region of Plantactinospora sp. BC1 DNA encodes the following proteins:
- a CDS encoding TAXI family TRAP transporter solute-binding subunit codes for MRRSTRILAAVTAAGLGLAGLAGCGGRQDTASTDAGGDVTCEVGTETRIGIATGNATGVYFALGNAYAEQVSNAPGSKVKATAAETGASVQNIQQLVAGTYAVAFSLADTAADAVQGTGSFEGQRQPVQALARIHTNYTQVIVRNDAGIKSVADMRGKRVSTGSPKSGTEVIANRLLQAAGLDPAKDVQAQRLDLAKTVDGMKEGSIDALFWSGGLPTPGITDLLTTAKDQVSFLDITPLLAEMKKINPVYEESAIPAATYGTPADVKTIVVPNFLLVKEDLDANLVCVLTKALFDRKPQLEQANAAAKEISLDTARKTDPVSLHRGASQALDDLNAAK; via the coding sequence ATGAGACGTAGCACGAGGATCCTGGCAGCGGTGACCGCCGCCGGTCTGGGCCTGGCCGGTCTGGCCGGCTGTGGTGGCCGGCAGGACACCGCCAGCACCGACGCGGGTGGCGACGTCACCTGTGAGGTGGGTACGGAGACCCGGATCGGCATCGCCACCGGCAACGCGACCGGGGTCTACTTCGCGCTCGGCAACGCGTACGCCGAGCAGGTCTCCAACGCCCCGGGCAGCAAGGTCAAGGCCACCGCGGCCGAGACCGGAGCCTCGGTGCAGAACATCCAACAACTCGTCGCCGGGACGTACGCGGTGGCGTTCTCGCTGGCCGACACCGCCGCCGACGCGGTGCAGGGCACCGGCAGCTTCGAGGGGCAGCGGCAGCCGGTGCAGGCGCTGGCCCGGATCCACACGAACTACACCCAAGTGATCGTCCGCAACGACGCCGGGATCAAGTCGGTGGCTGACATGCGGGGCAAGCGGGTCTCCACCGGCTCGCCGAAGTCGGGTACCGAGGTCATCGCCAACCGGCTGCTCCAGGCCGCCGGGCTGGACCCGGCCAAGGACGTACAGGCGCAGCGGCTGGACCTGGCCAAGACCGTCGACGGGATGAAGGAGGGCTCGATCGACGCGCTCTTCTGGTCGGGCGGCCTGCCGACGCCGGGCATCACCGACCTGCTCACCACGGCCAAGGACCAGGTCAGCTTCCTGGACATCACCCCGCTGCTGGCCGAGATGAAGAAGATCAACCCGGTGTACGAGGAGAGCGCCATTCCGGCCGCCACCTACGGCACGCCGGCCGACGTCAAGACCATCGTGGTACCGAACTTCCTGCTGGTGAAGGAGGACCTCGACGCGAACCTGGTCTGCGTACTGACCAAGGCGCTCTTCGACCGGAAGCCGCAACTCGAACAGGCCAACGCGGCGGCCAAGGAGATCAGCCTGGACACCGCCCGTAAGACCGACCCGGTGTCCCTGCACCGTGGCGCCAGTCAGGCCCTCGACGACCTGAACGCGGCAAAGTAA
- the rhaI gene encoding L-rhamnose isomerase yields MTETDVRAALRAQRIEVPSWAYGNSGTRFKVFSQPGVPRNPEEKIADAAQVHAFTGVAPVVSLHIPWDRVDDFGKLASYAAERGVRIGTINSNVFQDDDYRLGSVTNPDPRIRRKALGHLLECVDIMDVTGSRDLKLWFSDGTNYPGQDDIRARQDRLAEALHATYERLGPQQRMLLEYKFFEPAFYLTDVPDWGTAYAHCVKLGERAQVVIDTGHHAPGTNIEFIVAFLLREGKLGAFDFNSRFYADDDLMVGAADPFQLFRIMHEIVRADALRADSGVNFMLDQCHNIEPKIPAQIRSVMNVQEATAKALLVDAEALAAAQAAGDVLGANGVLMDAYNTDVRPLLAEVRQEMGLDPDPMAAYARSGYAERIAAERVGGQQAGWGA; encoded by the coding sequence ATGACCGAGACCGACGTCCGGGCGGCGCTGCGCGCGCAACGGATCGAGGTGCCCTCCTGGGCGTACGGCAACTCGGGCACCCGGTTCAAGGTGTTCAGCCAGCCCGGGGTGCCGCGCAACCCGGAGGAGAAGATCGCCGACGCGGCGCAGGTGCACGCCTTCACCGGAGTCGCCCCGGTGGTCTCGCTGCACATCCCCTGGGACCGGGTCGACGACTTCGGCAAGCTCGCGTCCTACGCGGCGGAGCGCGGGGTGCGGATCGGCACCATCAACAGCAACGTCTTCCAGGACGACGACTACCGGCTGGGCAGCGTCACCAACCCCGACCCGCGAATCCGGCGCAAGGCCCTCGGCCACCTGCTGGAGTGCGTCGACATCATGGACGTCACCGGGTCGCGGGACCTGAAGCTGTGGTTCTCCGACGGGACCAACTATCCCGGCCAGGACGACATCCGGGCCCGGCAGGACCGGCTCGCCGAGGCGCTGCACGCCACCTACGAGCGGCTCGGCCCGCAGCAGCGGATGCTGCTGGAGTACAAGTTCTTCGAGCCGGCCTTCTATCTGACCGACGTACCGGACTGGGGCACGGCGTACGCGCACTGCGTCAAGCTCGGCGAGCGGGCCCAGGTGGTGATCGACACCGGCCACCACGCCCCGGGCACCAACATCGAGTTCATCGTCGCCTTCCTGCTCCGGGAGGGGAAGCTCGGCGCCTTCGACTTCAACTCGCGCTTCTACGCCGACGACGACCTGATGGTCGGCGCGGCCGACCCGTTCCAGCTCTTCCGGATCATGCACGAGATCGTCCGGGCCGACGCCCTGCGGGCCGACTCCGGCGTCAACTTCATGCTCGACCAGTGCCACAACATCGAGCCGAAGATCCCGGCGCAGATCCGTTCGGTGATGAACGTCCAGGAGGCGACCGCCAAGGCGCTGCTGGTCGACGCCGAGGCGCTGGCCGCCGCCCAGGCCGCCGGGGACGTGCTCGGCGCCAACGGGGTGCTGATGGACGCCTACAACACCGACGTACGGCCGCTGCTGGCGGAGGTACGCCAGGAGATGGGCCTCGACCCGGACCCGATGGCCGCGTACGCCCGCTCCGGTTACGCCGAGCGGATCGCGGCCGAGCGGGTCGGCGGGCAGCAGGCTGGTTGGGGGGCATGA
- a CDS encoding carbohydrate ABC transporter permease, whose translation MTTGTLRRPPPRPAAPGGAAAGARPRYRRNRPGIAYLFLSPWVVGALLLTVGPMLASLYLSFTDYDLFTSPEWVGLENYQRLFSDDARFLASAKVTATYVLISVPLKLAAALAVALLLNRNRRGQGFYRSAFYAPSLLGTGVAIALVWRAMFTDAGVVDSVTGNFGWDTGGWINEPDYAIHVLIILAVWQFGAPMVIFLAGLKQIPTELYDAAAVDGSGTWRTFRSVTLPMLSPIILFNLVLETIHAFQAFTPAFIVSGGRGGPSNSTLFYTLYLYERGFSQFRMGYASAMAWILLLVIAIITALFFGTSRRWVFYSGEDR comes from the coding sequence ATGACAACTGGGACCCTGCGCAGGCCGCCGCCCCGGCCCGCCGCACCGGGCGGCGCCGCCGCCGGAGCCCGGCCCCGATACCGACGCAACCGACCCGGGATCGCGTACCTCTTCCTCTCCCCCTGGGTCGTCGGGGCGCTGCTGCTGACCGTCGGTCCGATGCTCGCCTCGCTCTACCTGTCGTTCACCGACTACGACCTCTTCACCTCTCCGGAGTGGGTCGGGCTGGAGAACTACCAGCGGCTCTTCTCCGACGACGCGCGGTTCCTCGCCTCGGCCAAGGTCACCGCGACGTACGTGCTGATCTCCGTACCCCTGAAGCTGGCCGCCGCGCTCGCGGTGGCCCTGCTGCTCAACCGCAACCGGCGCGGACAGGGCTTCTACCGGTCGGCCTTCTACGCGCCGTCGCTGCTCGGCACCGGCGTGGCGATCGCGCTGGTCTGGCGGGCGATGTTCACCGACGCCGGGGTGGTCGACTCGGTCACCGGCAACTTCGGCTGGGACACCGGCGGCTGGATCAACGAGCCGGACTACGCGATCCATGTGCTGATCATCCTGGCCGTCTGGCAGTTCGGCGCGCCGATGGTGATCTTCCTGGCCGGTCTGAAGCAGATCCCGACCGAGCTCTACGACGCCGCCGCGGTCGACGGCTCCGGCACCTGGCGCACGTTCCGGTCGGTGACGCTGCCGATGCTCTCCCCGATCATCCTGTTCAACCTGGTGCTGGAGACGATCCACGCCTTCCAGGCGTTCACCCCGGCGTTCATCGTCAGCGGTGGCCGGGGCGGGCCGAGCAACTCGACCCTGTTCTACACGCTCTACCTCTACGAACGAGGGTTCTCGCAGTTCCGGATGGGTTACGCCTCGGCGATGGCCTGGATACTGCTGCTCGTCATCGCGATCATCACGGCGCTCTTCTTCGGCACCTCGCGCCGCTGGGTGTTCTACTCCGGGGAGGACCGGTGA
- a CDS encoding TRAP transporter fused permease subunit yields MPDGVAKIPPAADAEPEPAPDGSTLERSSPGTPAGPPDPGPGPDLGPDPDRGPDPDPDRGPGLGPGPGPGPGQHPAESSVRIGRDEIPALATPDVATAVVSYDDEERPARQLTGPVEVGVAVVAFAVALLVLWQVFRPLAQGSQFYLIVFLTGVLPLVFLGYRSGLRLPDRLASRLPAGGRRRVPDQDAPGGSRRDLPTVPDWLLAGLALVVCLYPVLPLAIGDAGGGYDAFLDRQGLLAPVDVLMGALLLVLLVEACRRTTGWILPVVCLLFLGYGYYGGLLPQSWAIAHAGLDFGQIVDALYNSGSGFYGTPLDVAATYIVLFTIYGAVLDLSGAGRFFVDLSVAAFRRSRSAAGRTAVASGFLLGTVSGSGTATAVSVGAVTWPILRRAGYPAEHAGGMLAAAGVGAILSPPTLGAAAFIVAEYLEVSYLTVLGWAVIPTLLYYLGILLAVEIDARRFKVRPVEVAAGSVWRLLGRFGYHFSSLIVIVVLLALGMSATRAVVYATGLAVLLSFLDRRSWLTPRRLFTALSAGVRGVLPVAAVCGAAGIITATTTKTGLGAQFASLLVRGAEALTDNPTVVLALTVVFAAVALSLLGLAVPVTASFIIGWVIIGPALLALGVPAPAAAMFVFYYSVLSEVTPPTALAAVGAAAITGGRTVPTMWQALKYALPAFLAPIAFVLTGPGEYLLGRGSPVEVLWAGLVGCLGVAALAVATGGWLLGVGPAGTVERTLSAVAGLLLLYLHPVSIAIGGGLLVVAVLTALARHRRTSGAGAVVVEGPDPTVPSPRDPAPPSSPDPAPLSSRDPALPGARDGIDGRVEDAADGVETQRPDGAPESTPESTDPGSGAGGGSRAGGGSRVSGDSPAAGGSRVSGDSRAGGGWRVDGGSGPDASRADASRTDASQGDASRAGGAARVAEGDSGQRDQGMGSSVGEDAK; encoded by the coding sequence ATGCCAGACGGTGTGGCCAAAATCCCTCCGGCGGCGGACGCCGAACCCGAGCCGGCACCCGACGGGTCCACCCTGGAACGGTCGAGCCCCGGAACTCCGGCAGGCCCGCCCGATCCCGGCCCCGGCCCTGATCTCGGTCCCGATCCCGACCGCGGTCCCGATCCCGATCCCGACCGCGGTCCCGGTCTTGGTCCCGGTCCTGGTCCCGGTCCTGGTCAGCATCCGGCGGAGTCGTCCGTCCGGATCGGGCGGGACGAGATTCCCGCCCTGGCCACCCCGGACGTCGCCACCGCCGTCGTCAGCTACGACGACGAGGAACGGCCGGCCCGGCAACTCACCGGCCCGGTCGAGGTCGGGGTGGCGGTGGTCGCCTTCGCCGTCGCGCTGCTGGTGCTCTGGCAGGTGTTCCGGCCACTGGCCCAGGGCAGCCAGTTCTATCTGATCGTCTTCCTGACCGGCGTGCTGCCACTGGTCTTCCTCGGGTACCGGTCGGGCCTGCGGCTGCCGGACCGGCTGGCGAGCCGGCTGCCGGCGGGCGGGCGTCGTCGGGTACCCGATCAGGATGCTCCGGGCGGGTCGCGCCGGGACCTGCCGACGGTGCCGGACTGGCTGCTAGCCGGGCTCGCCCTGGTCGTCTGTCTCTATCCGGTGCTGCCGCTGGCGATCGGCGACGCCGGCGGTGGCTACGACGCCTTCCTCGACCGGCAGGGGCTGCTCGCCCCGGTCGACGTGCTGATGGGCGCGCTGCTGCTGGTACTCCTGGTCGAGGCGTGCCGGCGCACCACCGGCTGGATCCTGCCGGTGGTCTGCCTGCTCTTCCTCGGCTACGGCTACTACGGCGGGCTGCTGCCGCAGAGCTGGGCGATCGCGCACGCCGGGCTCGACTTCGGACAGATCGTCGACGCGCTCTACAACTCCGGCAGCGGCTTCTACGGCACCCCGCTGGACGTCGCCGCCACCTACATCGTGCTGTTCACGATCTACGGTGCGGTACTCGACCTCTCCGGCGCCGGACGGTTCTTCGTCGACCTGTCGGTGGCGGCGTTCCGGCGCTCCCGCAGCGCGGCCGGCCGCACCGCCGTCGCCTCCGGGTTCCTGCTCGGCACCGTATCCGGCTCCGGTACCGCCACCGCGGTCAGCGTCGGCGCGGTCACCTGGCCGATCCTGCGCCGCGCCGGCTACCCGGCCGAACACGCCGGCGGCATGCTGGCGGCGGCCGGCGTCGGCGCGATCCTCTCCCCACCGACGCTCGGTGCGGCGGCGTTCATCGTCGCCGAGTACCTCGAGGTCTCCTACCTGACCGTGCTCGGCTGGGCGGTGATCCCGACCCTGCTCTACTACCTCGGCATCCTGCTCGCCGTCGAGATCGACGCCCGCCGGTTCAAGGTACGCCCGGTCGAGGTGGCCGCCGGCTCCGTGTGGCGGCTGCTGGGTCGGTTCGGCTACCACTTCTCCTCACTGATCGTCATCGTCGTCCTGCTCGCGCTCGGAATGAGCGCCACCCGTGCGGTCGTCTACGCCACCGGGCTGGCGGTGCTGCTCAGCTTCCTCGACCGACGGAGCTGGCTGACGCCACGACGGCTCTTCACCGCCCTCTCCGCCGGGGTCCGCGGGGTGCTCCCGGTCGCCGCGGTCTGCGGCGCGGCCGGCATCATCACCGCCACCACCACCAAGACCGGGCTCGGCGCGCAGTTCGCCTCGCTGCTGGTCCGGGGCGCCGAGGCGCTGACCGACAACCCGACCGTGGTACTGGCGCTGACCGTGGTCTTCGCGGCGGTGGCGCTCTCGCTGCTCGGGCTCGCCGTACCGGTCACCGCCTCGTTCATCATCGGCTGGGTGATCATCGGGCCGGCGCTGCTCGCGCTCGGCGTACCGGCTCCGGCGGCCGCGATGTTCGTCTTCTACTACTCCGTGCTCTCCGAGGTCACCCCGCCGACCGCGCTGGCGGCGGTGGGCGCGGCGGCGATCACCGGTGGCCGGACGGTGCCGACCATGTGGCAGGCGCTGAAGTACGCCCTGCCGGCGTTCCTCGCCCCGATCGCCTTCGTGCTCACCGGGCCGGGGGAGTACCTGCTCGGCCGGGGCTCACCGGTCGAGGTGCTCTGGGCGGGGCTGGTCGGCTGTCTCGGCGTGGCGGCGCTCGCCGTGGCGACCGGTGGCTGGCTGCTCGGGGTCGGACCGGCCGGCACGGTCGAACGGACCCTCAGCGCGGTTGCCGGGCTGCTGCTGCTCTACCTGCACCCGGTGTCGATCGCGATCGGCGGTGGACTGCTGGTCGTCGCCGTGCTGACGGCGCTGGCCCGGCACCGTCGTACCTCCGGAGCCGGTGCGGTGGTGGTCGAGGGGCCCGACCCGACCGTGCCGAGCCCTCGGGACCCGGCTCCGCCCAGCTCTCCTGACCCGGCTCCGCTCAGCTCTCGGGACCCGGCTCTGCCGGGCGCCAGGGATGGTATCGACGGACGTGTCGAGGACGCGGCGGACGGGGTGGAGACGCAGCGGCCGGATGGCGCACCGGAAAGTACGCCGGAGTCGACCGACCCTGGTTCGGGGGCGGGCGGCGGGTCGCGGGCGGGTGGCGGCTCGCGGGTCTCCGGTGACTCCCCGGCGGCCGGCGGCTCGCGGGTCTCCGGTGACTCCCGGGCGGGTGGCGGTTGGCGGGTCGACGGCGGCTCCGGGCCGGATGCCTCCCGGGCGGATGCCTCGCGGACGGATGCGTCGCAGGGGGATGCCTCGCGGGCGGGCGGCGCTGCCCGGGTGGCGGAGGGCGACAGCGGCCAGAGGGACCAGGGAATGGGTTCGAGCGTGGGAGAGGATGCGAAATGA
- a CDS encoding LacI family DNA-binding transcriptional regulator, whose product MPGPAVSIRDVASQAGVSVGTVSNVLNRPDIVAASTRNRVLAAISELGFVPNDAARQLRRGRGRTLGLVVLDVANPFFTDVAKGVEDATGAAGMAVIFCNSDGDPGKESRYLDLLEEQRVQGVLITPVDDANERLVRLRERGVLVVLLDRRSTRPDVCSVAVDDRLGGELAMRHLVEAGHRRIAFVGGPWRLEQVRDRYHGAVHALGEAGLAEEETLRRFETPSPTVAAGRDAASRILGLPRSARATAVFCANDLLALGVLQELTRQQVRVPEDIALVGYDDIDFAAAAAVPLSSVRQPRQRLGQTAAQLMLDEANDPENHQHKQVIFEPELVVRESSQYARTPG is encoded by the coding sequence GTGCCGGGACCAGCGGTGAGCATCCGCGACGTGGCCAGCCAGGCGGGCGTGTCGGTGGGCACTGTCTCCAACGTACTCAACCGGCCCGACATCGTCGCGGCGTCGACCCGTAACCGGGTGCTCGCCGCGATCAGCGAGTTGGGCTTCGTCCCCAACGACGCCGCCCGGCAGTTGCGCCGGGGCCGGGGCCGCACCCTCGGCCTGGTGGTGTTGGACGTGGCGAACCCGTTCTTCACCGACGTCGCCAAGGGCGTCGAGGACGCCACCGGCGCCGCCGGGATGGCGGTGATCTTCTGTAACAGCGACGGCGACCCGGGCAAGGAGAGCAGATATCTGGACCTGCTGGAGGAGCAGCGGGTCCAGGGGGTGCTGATCACCCCGGTCGACGACGCCAACGAGCGGCTGGTCCGGCTCCGGGAGCGGGGCGTACTCGTGGTCCTGCTGGACCGGCGCTCCACCCGGCCCGACGTCTGCTCGGTCGCGGTCGACGACCGGCTCGGCGGCGAGCTGGCGATGCGGCACCTGGTGGAGGCCGGGCACCGGCGGATCGCCTTCGTCGGCGGCCCGTGGCGGCTGGAGCAGGTGCGGGACCGCTACCACGGCGCCGTGCACGCGCTGGGCGAGGCCGGGCTCGCCGAGGAGGAGACCCTGCGCCGGTTCGAGACGCCGAGCCCGACCGTGGCGGCCGGCCGGGACGCCGCCTCCCGGATCCTCGGACTGCCCCGGTCGGCCCGGGCCACCGCGGTCTTCTGCGCCAACGACCTGCTCGCGCTCGGAGTGCTTCAGGAGTTGACCCGGCAGCAGGTGCGGGTGCCGGAGGACATCGCGCTGGTCGGCTACGACGACATCGACTTCGCCGCCGCGGCGGCGGTGCCGCTCTCCTCGGTACGCCAGCCACGGCAGCGGCTCGGCCAGACGGCGGCACAGTTGATGCTGGACGAGGCGAACGACCCGGAGAACCACCAGCACAAGCAGGTGATCTTCGAGCCGGAGCTGGTGGTCCGGGAGTCCAGCCAGTACGCGCGTACCCCGGGCTGA
- a CDS encoding L-rhamnose mutarotase: protein MRRVCFVLRVRPDRLAEYRQRHAAVWPEMLRALHAAGWHDYSLFLHDDGLLVGHFRTEDLAASLAAMEATDVNARWQAEMAPFFVGLDGRRPDEGFVVLDEIFNLDAQLAALDDTTLDRTALHDTALDRTTLDRTALDNGAPDNTTLDTTEA, encoded by the coding sequence ATGCGGCGAGTGTGCTTCGTCCTGCGGGTCCGGCCCGACCGGCTGGCCGAATACCGGCAACGCCACGCGGCCGTCTGGCCCGAGATGCTCCGGGCGCTGCACGCGGCCGGCTGGCACGACTACTCCCTCTTCCTGCACGACGACGGGCTGCTGGTCGGGCACTTCCGCACCGAGGACCTGGCCGCGTCCCTCGCCGCGATGGAGGCCACCGACGTCAACGCCCGGTGGCAGGCCGAGATGGCCCCCTTCTTCGTCGGGCTGGACGGACGCCGCCCCGACGAGGGGTTCGTCGTCCTCGACGAGATCTTCAACCTGGACGCGCAACTCGCCGCGCTGGACGACACCACGCTGGACCGCACCGCGCTGCACGACACCGCGCTGGACCGCACCACGCTGGACCGCACCGCGCTCGACAACGGCGCGCCGGACAACACCACGCTCGACACCACGGAGGCCTGA
- a CDS encoding TIGR03086 family metal-binding protein, producing MDLLMTYRRAVADFADLVGRVGADRWAGPTPCTDWDVRTLAHHVVWEERWSVPLFAGASLAEVGDRFSGDLLGADPAASARDAAEQACQAVADPAVLDRLVELSAGPTPGREYLHQLLAEHLVHGWDLAVAIGVEPRLDPAGVRECARWFTERTSMYRDSGLAAPGVPVPPEASEQDRLVAAFGRDPGWRPPS from the coding sequence GTGGATCTGCTGATGACGTACCGGCGCGCGGTGGCCGACTTCGCCGACCTGGTCGGCCGGGTCGGTGCCGACCGCTGGGCGGGACCGACGCCCTGCACCGACTGGGATGTCCGGACCCTGGCGCACCATGTGGTCTGGGAGGAGCGCTGGTCGGTGCCGCTCTTCGCCGGCGCGTCGCTGGCCGAGGTCGGCGACCGGTTCTCCGGTGACCTGCTGGGCGCCGACCCCGCCGCCTCGGCCCGGGACGCCGCCGAGCAGGCGTGCCAGGCCGTCGCCGACCCGGCCGTGCTGGACCGCCTCGTGGAGTTGTCGGCCGGGCCGACGCCGGGTCGGGAGTACCTGCACCAACTGCTGGCGGAGCACCTGGTGCACGGCTGGGACCTGGCGGTCGCGATCGGCGTCGAGCCCCGGCTCGATCCGGCCGGGGTACGGGAGTGTGCCCGGTGGTTCACCGAACGTACCTCGATGTACCGGGACAGCGGGCTGGCCGCGCCGGGGGTACCGGTGCCGCCGGAGGCGAGCGAGCAGGACCGGCTGGTCGCCGCGTTCGGCCGGGATCCGGGCTGGCGTCCCCCCTCCTGA
- a CDS encoding carbohydrate ABC transporter permease, translated as MSTLSDGLSTRTPATRTPGTRRPGATGARLRTAGWHALIITVLVLLLYPVVWLLATSIKPTDEILSSLSLLPSRLAPENYSAALDGIAGIGIWQFFTNSVIVAVGSVIGNLVSCALAAYAFARLRFRLRGPLFAFTLLTIMLPYHVVLIPQYTIFQKLDLVGTFVPLILPKLLATDAFFVFLMVQFIRGLPRDLDDAAEIDGCGPVLTFRYVILPLLKPALVTTAIFTFIWTWNDFFSQLVYLNDPETYTLPLALRLFIDQTSESAYGPMFAMSVLSIVPVMLFFLAFQRYLVEGIATSGLKG; from the coding sequence GTGAGCACGCTCTCCGACGGCCTGTCGACCCGCACTCCGGCTACCCGCACTCCGGGGACTCGCCGGCCGGGCGCGACCGGGGCCCGGCTGCGTACGGCCGGCTGGCACGCGCTGATCATCACCGTACTGGTCCTGTTGCTGTATCCGGTGGTGTGGCTGCTGGCCACCTCGATCAAGCCGACCGACGAGATCCTCTCCAGCCTCAGCCTGCTGCCGAGCCGGCTGGCGCCGGAGAACTACTCCGCCGCGCTGGACGGGATCGCCGGGATCGGCATCTGGCAGTTCTTCACCAACTCGGTGATCGTGGCGGTCGGCTCGGTGATCGGCAACCTGGTCTCCTGCGCGCTGGCCGCGTACGCCTTCGCGCGGCTGCGGTTCCGGCTGCGCGGGCCGCTCTTCGCGTTCACCCTGTTGACCATCATGCTGCCGTACCACGTGGTGCTGATCCCGCAGTACACGATCTTCCAGAAGCTGGACCTGGTCGGCACCTTCGTACCGCTGATCCTGCCCAAGCTGCTCGCCACGGACGCGTTCTTCGTCTTCCTGATGGTGCAGTTCATCCGGGGCCTGCCCCGGGATCTGGACGACGCCGCCGAGATCGACGGCTGCGGCCCGGTGCTGACCTTCCGGTACGTGATCCTGCCGCTGCTCAAGCCGGCCCTGGTCACCACCGCGATCTTCACCTTCATCTGGACCTGGAACGACTTCTTCAGCCAGCTCGTCTACCTCAACGACCCGGAGACGTACACGCTGCCGCTGGCGCTGCGACTCTTCATCGACCAGACCAGCGAGTCGGCGTACGGGCCGATGTTCGCGATGTCGGTGCTGAGCATCGTCCCGGTGATGCTCTTCTTCCTGGCCTTCCAGCGCTATCTGGTGGAGGGGATCGCCACCTCCGGCCTGAAGGGCTGA
- a CDS encoding TetR/AcrR family transcriptional regulator, producing the protein MTRRAAEVRLDALLRTACDVIATRGLANTRTADVAQAAGVSQALVFYHFATKERLVAQAFAYAAEQDLARVDAVLRSPATPLVKLKKLLRLYAPPGRSRSWAMWIDGWSESLRTPELEKVSRRLDLRRREGLGEVIAAGVEEGVFSCDDPAGAAWRINALIDGLAVQLAVHDRVIPRRQLTEWVRLSVARELGLLADQLD; encoded by the coding sequence GTGACGAGACGTGCGGCAGAGGTGCGCCTGGATGCGCTGCTACGCACCGCCTGCGACGTGATCGCGACGCGGGGCCTGGCCAACACGCGTACCGCCGACGTGGCGCAGGCCGCCGGGGTGAGCCAGGCGCTGGTCTTCTACCACTTCGCCACCAAGGAGCGACTGGTCGCCCAGGCGTTCGCGTACGCCGCCGAGCAGGATCTCGCCCGGGTCGACGCGGTCCTCCGGTCCCCGGCCACCCCGCTGGTCAAGTTGAAGAAACTGCTCCGGCTCTACGCCCCGCCGGGCCGGTCCCGGTCCTGGGCGATGTGGATCGACGGCTGGTCGGAGTCGCTGCGGACGCCGGAGCTGGAGAAGGTGTCCCGACGGTTGGACCTGCGCCGGCGGGAGGGGCTCGGCGAGGTGATCGCGGCCGGGGTCGAGGAGGGGGTGTTCAGCTGCGACGATCCGGCCGGGGCCGCCTGGCGGATCAACGCCCTGATCGACGGGCTCGCCGTGCAGCTGGCGGTGCACGACCGGGTGATCCCGCGCCGTCAGCTCACCGAGTGGGTGCGACTCTCGGTCGCCCGCGAGCTGGGGCTGCTCGCCGACCAACTGGACTGA
- a CDS encoding PmoA family protein, producing MGEDPTGVRLRVRGETVARYVLDDPHVDLRWGRRPYLHPVRTLGGVVVTDTLPEDHRWHLGVSVAMQDVSGTNLWGGRTYVRDAGYTWLDDHGRIVHDRWLPDPPAPGADDSEGSGAPGGSGWGGRPGDGGSGESGSGDGGSGAGGPGDGGSGAGGPGDGGFAERLRWLDPAGATLLTEERRVAATGLADRTDAWLLDFGYTLTAPADRDIVLGSPATNGRPDGAGYGGFFWRVAPGPNRAFTASAEGEERVNGSTEPWLAMVGAADGGRPYTLVFAGLADGDHWFVRTGIYPGVCVALAFERTLPVPAGASVRRRHRIVVADGELTRDEVEALGPVLAS from the coding sequence ATGGGCGAAGACCCGACCGGGGTACGGCTGCGGGTGCGCGGCGAGACCGTGGCGCGGTACGTCCTGGACGACCCGCACGTCGACCTCCGCTGGGGGCGCCGGCCGTACCTGCATCCGGTGCGTACCCTCGGCGGGGTCGTGGTCACCGACACGCTGCCGGAGGACCACCGCTGGCACCTCGGGGTGTCGGTCGCCATGCAGGACGTCTCGGGTACCAACCTCTGGGGCGGCCGCACCTACGTCCGGGACGCCGGCTACACCTGGCTCGACGACCACGGCCGGATCGTGCACGACCGCTGGCTGCCCGACCCGCCCGCCCCGGGTGCCGATGATTCCGAGGGCAGCGGCGCGCCCGGCGGAAGCGGTTGGGGCGGTCGTCCCGGCGACGGCGGTTCCGGTGAGAGTGGTTCCGGCGACGGCGGTTCCGGTGCGGGCGGTCCCGGTGACGGCGGTTCCGGTGCGGGCGGTCCCGGTGACGGCGGGTTCGCCGAGCGGCTGCGCTGGCTCGACCCGGCCGGTGCGACCCTGCTCACCGAGGAGCGGCGGGTCGCCGCCACCGGGCTCGCCGACCGGACCGACGCCTGGCTGCTCGACTTCGGCTACACCCTGACCGCACCGGCCGACCGGGACATCGTGCTCGGCAGCCCGGCCACCAACGGCCGGCCGGACGGCGCCGGCTACGGCGGCTTCTTCTGGCGGGTCGCCCCGGGACCCAACCGGGCCTTCACGGCCAGCGCCGAGGGGGAGGAGCGGGTCAACGGCAGTACCGAGCCGTGGCTGGCGATGGTCGGCGCGGCCGACGGCGGACGGCCGTACACGCTGGTCTTCGCCGGCCTGGCCGACGGCGACCACTGGTTCGTGCGGACCGGAATCTATCCCGGAGTCTGCGTCGCGCTCGCCTTCGAACGGACCCTGCCGGTCCCGGCCGGCGCCTCGGTGCGGCGCCGGCACCGGATCGTGGTGGCGGACGGCGAACTGACCCGGGACGAGGTCGAGGCGCTGGGGCCGGTCCTGGCGTCCTGA